TACACGCGGCAGTTTTTCCGCGGCGACGTCGATCTGCTGGAGGTGTCGCAGCGCATCGCCAAGCACCTGTTCGCGCGCTCGCAGCACCCGAACATCGCCGCCGGCGACCTGCTGGTGATCCTGTTCTCCGGCCTGGGCGAGGCGGACAGCCCGCAGCGCGCGCTGGGCGTGTTCAAGGCGGAAATCCAGGAGGACTTTCTGACCATCGTCGAAAGCGGCGAGGTGTTCGACATCAGCCACGCCAGCGGCATCAACCCGCGCCTGATCGACAAGGGCGCGCTGATCCTGGAAAACGGCCCGCTGCTGTACGCGGTCGACCGCCAGGGCCACGAGGCCAAGTTCTGGCTCGACGACTTCCTGCAGGCGATGCGGGTGCCGGATACCAGCAGCAGCAGCAAGCTGGTGGCCGAAGTGATGGAGCAGATTTCGGAAGAGATCGAAGACCCGCTGGCGCAGGTGCGCTTCAAGGACGAGGTGATGACGCTGTGCAAGACGGTGCCGGAGGTGTCGCCACGGCAGATGGGCAGCATGGCGGAGCGCTACGTCGAGCCGGAGCAGATCGGGCGCCTGTTCGACAGCGCCGCCGAGAATTACGGCTTTGCGCTGGAGAGCGACGTGCGGCTGCCGGCACAGGGCATGGCGCGGCGGCTGGAAAAGAGCTGGAGCAAGGTCGGCGTCGGCCACGGCATCAGCCTGCTGCTGCCGTCCGATCTCAGCCTGCAGAACGTGCAGACGGTGAAGGGCGACGACGGCGAGCTGCAGGTTACGCTGCGCCTGCTGCAGAAACAGTAAGGCGCCGGCCCGCGCGGGCCGCAGACAATAAAAGGTTGGCCGCATCGCTGCGGCCAACCTTTTGCGTTTGACGGGTGTCTATTTCAGCGTTTGCAGATACTTGTACACCGTGGCGCGGCCGAGGCCGAGCACATTGGCGATGTAGTGGGTGGCGCTCTTGCCGTTGAAGGCGCCCTCGGCGTACAGCGCCTCGACCAGCTCCTTGCGATGCTGGCGCGACAGGGTATTGAGCGCCAGCTGCCGCTCCTGCAGCCAGCGGTGCATGAAGGTGTTGATGCGCTCCTGCCAGTCGTCGCGGAACAGCTCCGCCGGCTGTTCCACCAGCCCGGCACCCTTCAGCAGCATACCGAGCATGCCGTGCATGTCCTCGAACACCGCGATGTTGAAGTTGATGCACATCACCCCCAGCGCCACGCCTGCGTCGTCGAACAGCACCGAGCTGACGCAGCGCATCTTGCGGCCGTCCCAGTTCACCTTTTCGTACGGTCCGACGTAGCGTTCGGCGATGGTGCGCTCGATTTCCTCCAGCGCCGATTCGTCGCCAATCTCGCGTCGCGACAGGTTGTTGGCGAGGTAGAGCACGCGCTGCTGCGCCAGGTCGTGGATCACCGCCTCGGCGTAGGGAAAGAACAGCTTGGCGATGCTGTCGGCGAGGTGGCTGTAGCGCGACAACAGCAATTGCTGCGGCGTGGGGCTGGGCGTGGGCGTCATGGTCGGGTCGGGCGCAACGGCAGGGACAGCGATAGTGCCTGATGCGACGGGCAGGGCACAAGCACTGTGCCCGCCGGTCGCCGCCAGATAGTCCGCGGTTGGACTCATTGCGCGGCCTGCGCCTGTTGCAGCAGCGCGCAGGCGATGGCGATGTCCTGAAGCCCCATGCCGATGGAGCGGAAGAACACCGGGCGTTGGTAGTCCGGCAGCGCGCAGCGCTGGCTGACCAGATCGGCCAGATCGCCGACGATGCGTTCGCGCTGCCAGCTGCCCTGCTGGCTGGCGAGCACCATCTCGCCGGCGCTGTCCGGCGTGCTGTGCTTGTGGTCGCAGTACACGTCCATCGCGGCGAGGCGGGCCGGTGGTACCTCGTGCGCGTTGACGGCATTGGTGCTGATCGAGGTGATCAGCGCCGCTTTGCTGAGCGTTGCCGGGTCCAGCACCGCCGCAGCCGAGGAGGTGCACAGCATGATCACGTCGGCGTTGTCACAGGCGGCCGCTACGCTGCCGCTGATCTGGATGCGCGGGTCCAGCGCCTGCAGTTGCTGCTGCAGTTCCGGCTTGCTGGTGAGATCCGGCGCGTACACGCGGATGCGCTGCCAGTCGCGCAGCGGCAGCACGTGGCGCAGGTGTGCCTGGCCCAGTGCGCCGCAACCGATCAGCGTCAGCTGGCGGCTGTCCTGCCGCGCCAGCAGGTCGATGGCCAGCGCGCTGGTGCCGGCGGTACGCTCCGCCGTCAGCAGGCCGGAATCGCAGAACAGCAGCGGCTGGCCGGTGTGCATCGACATCAGGCTGGTCCAGGCGCTGATCACCGGGCGGCCATCGGTGACGATGTACGGCGACAGCTTGGCGCCGAACACGCCGGCATCGGCCAGCACGCCCTGATAGGTGATGACGTCGCCGGCGCCCTGCGGAAACAGGGTCAGCGTCTGCGCCGGCTGCACCGCGCACTCGTGCGCCAGTGCCTGGAACAGCGCGCTCAGCGCGGCCCGTACCGGCAGCGCCGGCAGGTAGTCGCGCACCTGTTGCTGGTTTAGGAGCAGGGGGGCGGCGTGGTGGTCGATGTGGTTCATGCTGGGCTCTCGTGATGGCTGTGGTCGGGCGCTGCCGGGCTGTAGGCCGCGGCGGGCAGGCTTGTTTGTTGTATTAAATTCCATTGTGGAAAAAAAGTCCACAAATTGTGCGGAGACCATTTTCCCGGGGTTTTGCTTGCTTCTTGGTTGATGGCTTGAAAGCAAGTTATTGTTATTCAAGTGATAAATTGTAACTTGCGACATGGTTTTGTCATGGCGTAGCCTGCGTTGGTCGCCGTGCACTGAGGCTGGTGGCCAGGTTTTTTATAAATTAATTGTCTCAAATGGAAATATTGTCTATCTTGTGACCGAGCCAAAGCAAGACGTGAACGCAGCCCCGCCGGCTGCCCAACCACGCAGGCGCCATGGCCTGGCCATGGGCAACGGGACGGGACGTTACCCGCTACAGGAACAAAGGAGACATTTCATGATCAGCAAACGCGTTCGCAATGCCGTTTTCCCCTTGCTGGCCTGCCTCGCCGGTACCGCCATGGCGCAGGGTGCGCCGCTGCGCATGGGGCTGGAGCCGTTCTACCCGCCGTTCGAGAGCAAGCAGGCCGACGGCCAGCTGGTCGGCTTCGACATCGATGTCGGCAAGGCCGTCTGCGAGCGCATGGCCGCCAAGTGCAGCTGGGTGGAAACCTCGTTTGAGGGCTTGATCCCCGGCCTGAAAGCGAAGAAATTCGACGCCATCAACTCGGCGATGAACATCACCGCCAAGCGCCGCGAGTCGATCGACTTCACCGTCCCGATCTACATCGTGCCGATCCAGATGGTGGCACGTCGCGACAGCAAGCTGACACCGACCGTGGCCAGCCTGAAGGGCAAGACCGTCGGCGTGCTGCAGGGCGCCACCCAGGAAGACTTCGTGCGCAAGCACTGGGAGAAGCACGGCGTGAAGGTGGTTGCCTACCGCGACCAGGCGCAGATTTTCCTCGATCTCGCCGCCGGCCGACTGGATGCCGGGGTGCAGGAAGCGCAGACTGCGATGGAAGGCTTCCTCAGCAAGCCGCAGGGCAAGGACTTTGACTTTGCCGGCGGGGTGCTCAGCGATTTCGCCACCCTCGGCGAGGGCACCGGCATGGGCGTGCGCAAGGGCGACCCGCGCAAGGCCGAGCTGGACAAGGCGATTGCCAGCCTGAAGCAGGATGGCACCCTGAGCCGCATTTCGATGAAATACTTCCACCGCGACATCATCGCCAAGTAAGCGGTGTGCAAGCTTGGCCGCAGGCTGCGGCCAAGCTTGCAGATCCCGTTGCCATGGCCGCTGCCCGCAGCGCCCATGGCAACTGCATCTGAAAGAAGCACAACATGGATTTCGACATCATCGTCCTCGGCGCCGGCATGATCGGCGTCTCCAGCGCCATCGCCCTGCAACAACGCGGCCTGCGCGTGGCGCTGCTGGATCGCCGCGCCCCCGGCGAGGAAACCAGCCACGGCAACGCCGGCCTGCTGGAACGCGCCGCCGTGGTGCCTTACGGCTTCCCTCGCGATCTTGCCAGCGTGCTGCGCATCGGCCGCAACCGCTCCACCGACGTGCGCTACCAACCGTCCAGCCTGCTGCAGAGCACGCCGTGGCTGTGGCGCTACTTCCGCGCCTCCGCCCCGCACCGGCTCGCTGCCGCCGCGCGCGACATGCTGCCCCTGATCAGCCGCAGCCTGGACGAACACGCCACGCTGATCGCCGCGGCCAATATGCAGCAGCTGTGCAGCGACGACGGCCTGTACGAGGCCTACCGCACCGAGGCCGGCTTTGCCGCCGAGGCCGTCAACGCGCGCCGCATCGCCGCCGAACACGGCCTGCAACTGCAGATCCTGGACGCGGCGCAGCTGCGCGCCGCCGAGCCGGGACTGGGTGAGGGCTTCGCCGGCGCGGTGCACTGGCGCGACCCGCAGCGCATCAGCGATCCGGGCGCGCTGACCCGCGGCTATGCCCGCTATTTCGAAAGCCTGGGCGGCACGCTGCTGCAACAGGAAGCCACGTCGCTGGTCCCGGATGGCAGCGGCTGGCAGGTACACACCGCCGCCGGGGTACTGCACGCCGCACAGGTGGTGGTGGCGATGGGGCCGTGGTCCGACGACATCTTCCAGCCGCTGGGTTACCGCATCCCGCTGCAGACCAAGCGCGGCTACCACATGCACTACCAGCCACTGGGGCCGGGCCTGAGCTACACCGTGGCCGACGTGGAAGGCGGCTTCGTGGTGTCGCCGATGCAGCGCGGCCTGCGCATCGCCACCGGGGTGGAGCTGGCGCGACGCGATGCCGCCCCCAACTACGCGCAGCTGGAGCAGGCCGAGGCGTTGGCGCGCGGGCTGTTCCCGCTGGGTGAGCGGCTGGACGCCACGCCGTGGATGGGCAGCCGGCCGTGCCTGCCGGACATGCGCCCGGCGCTGGGCGCCGCGCCGCGCCATCGCGGTCTGTGGTTCAACTTCGGCCACGCCCACCACGGCCTGACGCTGGGGCCGGTGTGCGGCCAACTGCTGGCGCAGGTGATCTGCGGCGAGACGCCGTTTACCGACCCGGCGCCGTACGCGCCGGCGCGCTTCCTGTAACGGTTGCCGGACTCGCAATAAAAAAGCCCGCCTATCATGGCGGGCTTTTTGTTGCGGCCAACCTTGCGCAAGGTTGGCCGCAGCTGTTGCGAAAGGCTGGCTCAGCACTCGACGATGTTGACCGGTACCTCGATCACGTTGATCGCCAGCCCGCCGCGCGCGGTTTCCTTGTACTTGGTGCTCATATCGCGGCCGGTGTCGCGCATGGTTTTGATCACGCGGTCCAGCGACACGAAGTGCTGGCCGTCGCCGCGCAGCGACATCCGCGCCGCGTTGATGGCCTTGATCGACGCCATCGCGTTGCGCTCGATGCACGGCACCTGCACCAGGCCGCCGACCGGGTCACAGGTCAGCCCCAGATTGTGTTCCATGCCGATCTCGGCGGCGTTTTCCACCTGCTCCGGGCTGCCACCCAGCACTTCGGCCAGGCCGCCGGCGGCCATCGAACAGGCGGAGCCGACTTCGCCCTGGCAGCCGACTTCGGCGCCGGAAATGGAGGCGTTGAGCTTGAACAGGATGCCGATGGCGCCGGCGGTGAGCAGGAAGCGCACGATGCCGTCATCGCTGGCGCCGGGGATGAAGCGCGCGTAGTAGTGCAGTACCGCCGGGATGATGCCGGCGGCGCCGTTGGTCGGCGCGGTGACCACGCGGCCGCCGGCGGCGTTTTCCTCGTTCACCGCCAGTGCGTACAGGTTGACCCAGTCCAGCACCGTCAGCGGATCGCGCAGTGCGGCCTCCGGCGACGACAGCAGCTTGCGGTGCATGTCGGCGGCGCGGCGCTTGACCTTCATGCCGCCGGGCAGGATGCCTTCACGCTCGCAGCCGCGCTTCACGCAGGCCTGCATCACGTGCCAGATGTTGAGCAGGCCGCTGCGGATCTCGTCCTCGCTGCGCCACGCCAGCTCGTTCTCCAGCATGATCTGGCTGATGCTCTTGCCGTGGCGCTGGCACAGTGCCAGCAGCTCGGCGCCGCTCTTGAACGGGTGCTTCAGCTCGGTGACGCCGGGCGGCACGAAGCCGGCGTCGATCGCCGCCTCGTCGACCACGAAACCACCGCCGACCGAGTAGTAGGCGCGCTTGGACAGGCTGCTGCCGTCGGCGGCAAACGCCTCAAAAATCATGCCGTTAGGATGGTAGGGCAGCGCCTTGCGCTTGTGCAGGATCAGGTGTTCGGCTTCGATGAAGTCGATCTCGTGCGTGCCCAAGAGCGCGATGCGCTTGTTGTTGCGGATGGCGGCCAGCATGCCGTCGACGGCATCGGTATCGACCAGGTCAGGGTGTTCGCCCTGCAGGCCAAGCAGCACCGCCACATCGCTGCCGTGGCCTTTACCGGTGGCACCGAGAGAACCGAACATTTCGGACTTGACCGCGGCGGTCTGCGTCAACAGGCCGTCCTTTTCCAGTCGGGCGACAAATTGCCGCGCCGCGCGCATCGGGCCGACGGTGTGGGAACTGGAGGGGCCGATGCCGATCTTGAACAAATCAAAAACACTGATTGCCATGTTGCTTCTCTTGAGGTGGTGCCTGCGGAGCAGGGCCTGTTTTAACTATAGTCGGGCGCCGTCGGAATGACGGCGCCCGCTGCTGCTTAGCGGTAAACCGGGAAGGCGGCGCACAGCTCCGCCACCTGGCGTTTCACGCGGGCGGCGACATCGGCGTTGTCGATATCGTCGAGGATGTCGCATACCCAGTGCGCCACCTGGCCGGCTTCCGCTTCCTTGAAGCCGCGGCTGGTGATGGCCGGGCTGCCGATGCGGATGCCGCTGGTGACGAACGGGCTTTGCGGGTCGTTCGGGACGGCGTTCTTGTTGACGGTGATGCAGGCGGCGCCCAGCGCGGCGTCGGCAGCCTTGCCGGTGAGGCCCTTGTCGATCAGGCTCAGCAGGAACAGGTGGTCATCGGTCTTGCCGGACACCACGCTGTAACCGCGCTGCTGGACCACCGCCACCATGGCACGGGCGTTGGCCAGCACCTGTTTCTGGTAGTCGACAAATTCCGGCTGCAGTGCTTCGAGGAAGGCTACCGCCTTGGCGGCGATCACGTGCATCAGCGGGCCGCCCTGGATGCCGGGGAACACCAGCGACTGCAGTTTCTTTTCCAGCTCCGGGTTGGATGCAGCGAGGATCAGGCCGCCGCGCGGGCCGCGCAGCGTCTTGTGGGTGGTGGTGGTCACCACGTGCGCGTGCGGCACCGGGTTCGGGTACAGCCCGGCTGCCACCAGGCCGGCGACGTGCGCCATGTCGACAAAGAACCAGGCACCGACGCTGTCGGCGATCTGGCGCATGCGCTTCCAGTCCACCACCAGCGAGTAGGCGGAGAAGCCGGCGACCAGCATCTTTGGCTGGTGTTCTGTGGCCAACCTTTGTACTTCGTCGTAGTCGATCTCGCCGGTCTCCACGTTGATGCCGTACTGCACCGCGTTGTAGATCTTGCCGGAGAAGTTGACCTTGGCACCATGGGTGAGGTGGCCACCGTGCGCGAGGCTCATGCCCAGCACGGTGTCGCCCGGCTGCAGCAAGGCCATGTACACCGCGGCGTTCGCCTGGCTGCCGGAGTGCGGCTGCACGTTGGCGTAGTCGGCGCCAAACAGCTCTTTGGCGCGGTCGATGGCCAGCTGCTCGGCGACATCGACGTGTTCGCAGCCGCCGTAGTAGCGCTTGCCGGGGTAGCCCTCGGCATACTTGTTGGTGAGCTGGCTGCCCTGCGCCTGCATCACGCGCGGGCTGGTGTAGTTCTCGGAGGCAATCAGCTCGATGTGGTCTTCTTGGCGTTGTGCCTCGGCCTGCATCGCGGCCCACAGTGCGTCGTCGAAACCGGCAATCTCCATCTCTTTGGTAAACATCGTGCATTCCTTTTTCTTGGCGCGAACGGCAAAGGTTGGCCGCAACCGCGCTGGTAGTGGCGGCAGGGTCGGGCAGGGCGTTGACGCATGGATGTGCGGCGTAAAGGACAATGGCGCCCGCCCGGCGTCTGCCGGACGATGCCCCCTCTGTCCCTTTGCCTGAGAGATTGCGGCGCACGGTGTCATCACCGGGCCATGCTTCCTTCGGCGAGATCCCGCCTTGCGGCTGATCTACTCTCCAGAGTGCCAGACGTCGCTGCAGTTCTTTTGCCTGAGAGTTTCCGGGGCGATTCCCCTTCGGCGCTGTCAGCGAATGACAGTCTCTCCTGCAGCGGCTTGATTGGCTGGTCGCAATCTAGTGAAGCGGCGCGCGGCTGTCAACGCATCGACGACAGTATTCAATGTGCTATTGCAACAAAAAACCCTGCCGCAAACGCGCTGATCCAGTCGGATCGGGCGTTCGGCAGGGTTTGCACTGCAAAACCGCACACCTATATAAGGTGTGCTGTCGCGGCGTGAATCAGACGCTGGCGGCGGTAAAGCGCTGGCGATGGTGCTGCGGCTGCAGCGCCTCGTCCACCACCGCCACGGCGAGGTCGGCGCCGCTGATGCCGGCCGGTGCCTCGCCTGCCATCAGCAGCTCGTTGCCGCCGAGACGGTACTGTCCGCTGCGTGCGCCCGGTGCCAGCAGCGCCGGAGGCGACACGAACACCCAGTCCAGCAAGGTTTCCTGTTGCAGCAGGTTCAGCGCCTGGCGCGCGCCCTCGGCGCCTTCTTTGTATTCCGCCGGGAAGTGCGGGGTGTCGATCAGCTGCACGCCGGGGGCAACGAACAGGCTGCCAGCGCCGCCGATCTCGATGAAGCGCGGCACGCCGGCGGCCTTGACCCCGGCGACGATGGCCTGGTGGCCGGCGAGGAACAGTTCGCGGATGTCGGCCTTGTCCCAGCCGGGGTTGAAGGCGCTGATCACCACGTCGTGGCCGGCGACGGCACGGGCCACCGCATCGGCGTCGTAGGCATCGGCGGCCACCACGTCAAGGTTGGCCGCAGCGCCGATGCGCTCAGGACGACTGGCGATGGCGGTGACGGCGACATTGCGCGACAGCAGTTCTTTCAGGATGGCCGAGCCGACAAAGCCGCTGGCGCCGATCAGTGCGATTTTCATGAGTGCTCCTTGCTGCCCGCTGACGGGCGGTGATTGATGAGGACAGTGTAATTGCCGATTCACATTCCGATAATCCGGCGTAAAATTGATTGATTGTTAATCTGAAATAATGAATATGGACGAATTGCGCAGTATGGCGGTGTTTGCCCGGGTGATTGAGAAAGGCTCGATGAACGCGGCGGCGCAGAGCCTGGGCATCACGCCATCGGCGGTCAGCCAGCATCTGCGGCGGCTGGAGCAGCGCCACGGTGTCACCCTGCTGCAGCGCACTACGCGCAAGCTGACGCTGACCGAGGCCGGGCAGCTGTTCTACCAGGGTTGTGCCGCGATGCTGGCGGCAGCGCGGCAGGCGGAGCAGCAGCTGTCGGCACTGCGCGATGCGCCGGTGGGCGAGCTGCGCATCTCCGCCCCCAGCGGCCTGGCCGGCGGCGTGCTCAGCAGCGCGCTGGCACCCTTGCTTGAGGCCAACCCCGGCCTCAGCCTGCGGCTGTTCTTTCACGACGAGATGGTGGACCTGCTGGAGTTGCAGATTGATCTGGCGATCCGTGCCGGCAAGCTGAAGGATTCGTCGCTGGTGGCGCGTCATCTGGCCGACTGGCACTTTGTCATTTGTGCGTCGCCCGTCTATGTTGCAAAGCATGGTCTGCCACAAACGCCGGCCGAACTGTTGCAGCACGACTGGGTCGGGGTGGCCGCGCACGAAGGCTTGAGCCGGCTGCAGTTGACGCGCGGCGCGGAAACGGTGACTTTATCGATGCCGCCGCGCATCAGCAGCAACAATATCCTGTCGGCGCGTGCCTTTGTGCTGGAAGGCCTAGGCCTGTCCTTGCAGCCGGAACCGGAAGTGCGCAAGGAGCTGGCCTCCGGTCTGCTGCAGCCGGTGCTGGGCGAGTGGAGCCTGCCGGAGTTGCCGTTGTGGATGGTGACACCGCGGCGCGAGGGGCAACCTGCAAAAGTGCGACATGCAATGTCGGCATTGCAGGCGGCCTTGGGTGGCGAACGCCGTCTTTGACATTGGCAAGGGCGGTTTGTTGCCGGATTATTGCAATATTGTTATGCAAAAATGCCGTGTAATGGAGATTGTACGCAGAATACAAAATTTCGTTGTTAACGAAATGCCATGAAATGGCTTTGTGAATATAAACAAATAATCACATGTGTGCTTAGTAGTACTATGCCGCACCATAACTTACAAAATACAGTGGGGAATACACATCATGATGTCATTGCGTACTCGCCTGATGGCCTTCGTACTGCTGGTACTGACGGTACTTGCTGTCATGTTCTGTGCCGTCGCGTACTGGAAAATGAGCGACGCCCTGTCCAGTGCGATCCGTAACGAAATCAATCAGGCCGCCAACAGCAAGGCGAGCTTTGTTGCCGAGTGGGTCTCCACCCGCCAGAAGATCGTTGCTGCGGCGTTGCCGCGTTTCGGTACTGGTGAATTGCAGCCGGTGCTGGACCAGGCGCGTGATGCCGGCGGTTTTGACGACATGTATATCGGTCAGCCCGACAAGACCATGACCCAGTTCACCGGTGCCGCCAAGGTGCCGGAAGGCTATGACCCGACCGGGCGGCCATGGTATCTGGCGGCCAAGGATGCGACCGGCCCGATCGCCTCGCCCCCTTATATTGATGCCGCCACCAAGCGTCCGATCATCACCTTCGCCCAGGCGCGCAAGGATGGCGGCCAGCTGGTGGCCGTGGCCGGTGGTGACGTGACGCTGCAGCGCGTGGTGGACGAAGTGGTTGCCGCCAAGCTGCCGGGTGACGGCTATGCCTTCCTGGTGACGGGCGACGGTACCGTGATTGCACACCCGGAAAAAGACTCCGGCCTGAAAAAGATCGGCGAGGTAGTGTCCGGCTACGACATGAACGCGGTGAACAAGGATGGCCAGATCATGGACGTGTCGATCAACGGTGACGCCACCCTGACCGCGCTGTATCCGGTGGGCAAGACCGGCTGGTTCCTCGGCGTGATGGTGCCGGTAGCCGCGGCGATGGCACCGGTGACACAGCTGCTGATGGTGATGGTTGGCCTGCTGGTGATCGGCCTGGTGGTGTCCGGCATCTTCGCCTACGTTGGCGTGGCACGCATGCTGTCCGGCCTGTCGGTGCTGCGCAATGCGATGCGTGAAGTGGCCAGCGGCCACGGCGACCTGACTAAGACACTGCCGGTCGGCAACCGTGACGAAGTCGGCCAGATTGCCGAAGCCTTCAACCAGTTCGTGGCCAAGCTGCGCGAGATGTTCCTCACCGTGCGCGACGAGTCCGATTCGTTGGCGCGCGACGCCGCCGACCTGAACCGCGTGGCCGAGCAGATCGCCCAGGATTCGCGTGTGCAGTCGTCGGAACTGTCGTCGACTGCCGCCACCATCGAGCAGATCACTGTCAGCATCAACCACATTGCCGATCACGTTGGCGAAACCGAAGTGCTGGTGTCGCGTTCGCGTGACAACTCGCTGGATTCGCACCGCGCGATGGCGGAAGTGGCGCGTGAGGTGGAGTCCATCGTCGGTGCGGTGTCGTCGCTGCAGAACGTGATGTCCAACCTGTCTGGCCAGTCCGAGCAGATCAAGGGCATTGTCGGCGTGATCCGCGACATCGCCGACCAGACCAATATGCTGGCGCTGAATGCGGCGATCGAAGCGGCGCGTGCCGGTGAGCAGGGCCGCGGCTTTGCCGTGGTGGCCGACGAAGTGCGCAAGCTGGCCGAGCGTACCGCCAGCGCCACGGTACAGATCGCCGAGCTGATCGATACCGTGATCCAGAAAACCGGCGAGGCGATCAACCACGCCGATGCCACCAACGCGAAAGTGGAAACCGGTGTCACCCTGTCACGTGAAGCAGCCAGCAAGGTGGAGCTGATCAAGGGCAACGCCGAAGAGATCTCGACCCGCATGGGCGAAATCACTTCCTCCACCGCCGAGCAGGGCATCGCCACCAACGAAATGGCGCGCAGCGCCGAACGTGTCAACTCGATGGCGCAGCAGACCGACAGCAGCCTGCAGGAAGCGCTGGCGACGATCCAGGTACTGGCCAGCCGAGGCGACCAGCTGAAGGCACTGGTGTCGCAATTCCGTCTGTGATACATCTTGCATGCAGCAAGCCCCGGCCTGTGCCGGGGTTTTTCTTTTTGTGGAGCCTGTTCAATGTTTGCCAATCCTTTTGCCCGCTTTCAGGATGCCCCGGTCGTGCTGGACGGCGCGATGGCGTCCGAGCTGGAACGTCGCGGTTGTGACCTGAATGACGCGTTGTGGTCGGCGCGGGTGCTGATCGAGCAGCCGGAGCTGATCCGCCAGGTGCATTTTGACTACTTCGTCGCCGGTGCCGATGTTGCCACCACCGCCAGCTACCAGGCATCGTTCAGCGGCTTTGCCAAACGCAGCCTGGACGAAGCCGCCGCCGCGGAACTGATGCAGCGCTCGGTGCAGCTGGCGCAGCTGGCGCGCGACGAGTTCTGGGCCGATGCGGCCAACCATGCCGGTCGCCAGCGGCCGCTGGTGGCGGCCTCGGTGGGGCCGTACGGCGCGATGCTGGCCGACGGTTCCGAGTACCGTGGCCACTACGGCCGCAGCGAAACCGAGCTGATGGACTTCCATCGCCCGCGCATTGCCGCCTTGCTGGCCGCCGCGCCGGATCTGCTGGCGTGCGAGACCATCCCCTGCACGGTGGAAGCGCGCGCCATCGCCCGCGTGCTGCAGCAGGACTTTCCGCAGGCGGCGGCATGGATCAGCTTCTCCTGCCGCGATGATGCCAACCTGAGCGACGGCACGCCGTTGCTGGTGGCGGTGACCGAGCTGGAAGCCTATCCGCAGATTGTGGCGGTGGGCGTCAATTGCACCGCACCGCGCCATATCGTGCCGCTGCTGCAAACGTTGGCCGCACAGACCGGCAAGCGACTGCTGACCTATCCCAATTCCGGCGAAGCCTACGACGCGGTGACCAAGACCTGGCACGGCAGCAGCGATCCTATGGCCTTCGCCGAGGCTGCGCGGCAGTGGCGGCTGGCCGGCGCCAGCTGCATCGGCGGCTGCTGCCGCACGTCGCCGGACGATATCCGGGCGCTGGCCGGCTGGCTGC
The nucleotide sequence above comes from Vogesella indigofera. Encoded proteins:
- a CDS encoding nucleoid-associated protein, whose translation is MLISESRVERLVVHRVGNPARGEPLQLSHKAIGVDEAVSALILDGYLKGIVSDKKKYQFFHETDLNLNELYHYTRQFFRGDVDLLEVSQRIAKHLFARSQHPNIAAGDLLVILFSGLGEADSPQRALGVFKAEIQEDFLTIVESGEVFDISHASGINPRLIDKGALILENGPLLYAVDRQGHEAKFWLDDFLQAMRVPDTSSSSKLVAEVMEQISEEIEDPLAQVRFKDEVMTLCKTVPEVSPRQMGSMAERYVEPEQIGRLFDSAAENYGFALESDVRLPAQGMARRLEKSWSKVGVGHGISLLLPSDLSLQNVQTVKGDDGELQVTLRLLQKQ
- a CDS encoding helix-turn-helix transcriptional regulator codes for the protein MTPTPSPTPQQLLLSRYSHLADSIAKLFFPYAEAVIHDLAQQRVLYLANNLSRREIGDESALEEIERTIAERYVGPYEKVNWDGRKMRCVSSVLFDDAGVALGVMCINFNIAVFEDMHGMLGMLLKGAGLVEQPAELFRDDWQERINTFMHRWLQERQLALNTLSRQHRKELVEALYAEGAFNGKSATHYIANVLGLGRATVYKYLQTLK
- a CDS encoding ornithine cyclodeaminase family protein gives rise to the protein MNHIDHHAAPLLLNQQQVRDYLPALPVRAALSALFQALAHECAVQPAQTLTLFPQGAGDVITYQGVLADAGVFGAKLSPYIVTDGRPVISAWTSLMSMHTGQPLLFCDSGLLTAERTAGTSALAIDLLARQDSRQLTLIGCGALGQAHLRHVLPLRDWQRIRVYAPDLTSKPELQQQLQALDPRIQISGSVAAACDNADVIMLCTSSAAAVLDPATLSKAALITSISTNAVNAHEVPPARLAAMDVYCDHKHSTPDSAGEMVLASQQGSWQRERIVGDLADLVSQRCALPDYQRPVFFRSIGMGLQDIAIACALLQQAQAAQ
- a CDS encoding transporter substrate-binding domain-containing protein; this translates as MISKRVRNAVFPLLACLAGTAMAQGAPLRMGLEPFYPPFESKQADGQLVGFDIDVGKAVCERMAAKCSWVETSFEGLIPGLKAKKFDAINSAMNITAKRRESIDFTVPIYIVPIQMVARRDSKLTPTVASLKGKTVGVLQGATQEDFVRKHWEKHGVKVVAYRDQAQIFLDLAAGRLDAGVQEAQTAMEGFLSKPQGKDFDFAGGVLSDFATLGEGTGMGVRKGDPRKAELDKAIASLKQDGTLSRISMKYFHRDIIAK
- a CDS encoding NAD(P)/FAD-dependent oxidoreductase — its product is MDFDIIVLGAGMIGVSSAIALQQRGLRVALLDRRAPGEETSHGNAGLLERAAVVPYGFPRDLASVLRIGRNRSTDVRYQPSSLLQSTPWLWRYFRASAPHRLAAAARDMLPLISRSLDEHATLIAAANMQQLCSDDGLYEAYRTEAGFAAEAVNARRIAAEHGLQLQILDAAQLRAAEPGLGEGFAGAVHWRDPQRISDPGALTRGYARYFESLGGTLLQQEATSLVPDGSGWQVHTAAGVLHAAQVVVAMGPWSDDIFQPLGYRIPLQTKRGYHMHYQPLGPGLSYTVADVEGGFVVSPMQRGLRIATGVELARRDAAPNYAQLEQAEALARGLFPLGERLDATPWMGSRPCLPDMRPALGAAPRHRGLWFNFGHAHHGLTLGPVCGQLLAQVICGETPFTDPAPYAPARFL
- a CDS encoding L-serine ammonia-lyase, whose product is MAISVFDLFKIGIGPSSSHTVGPMRAARQFVARLEKDGLLTQTAAVKSEMFGSLGATGKGHGSDVAVLLGLQGEHPDLVDTDAVDGMLAAIRNNKRIALLGTHEIDFIEAEHLILHKRKALPYHPNGMIFEAFAADGSSLSKRAYYSVGGGFVVDEAAIDAGFVPPGVTELKHPFKSGAELLALCQRHGKSISQIMLENELAWRSEDEIRSGLLNIWHVMQACVKRGCEREGILPGGMKVKRRAADMHRKLLSSPEAALRDPLTVLDWVNLYALAVNEENAAGGRVVTAPTNGAAGIIPAVLHYYARFIPGASDDGIVRFLLTAGAIGILFKLNASISGAEVGCQGEVGSACSMAAGGLAEVLGGSPEQVENAAEIGMEHNLGLTCDPVGGLVQVPCIERNAMASIKAINAARMSLRGDGQHFVSLDRVIKTMRDTGRDMSTKYKETARGGLAINVIEVPVNIVEC
- the glyA gene encoding serine hydroxymethyltransferase — its product is MFTKEMEIAGFDDALWAAMQAEAQRQEDHIELIASENYTSPRVMQAQGSQLTNKYAEGYPGKRYYGGCEHVDVAEQLAIDRAKELFGADYANVQPHSGSQANAAVYMALLQPGDTVLGMSLAHGGHLTHGAKVNFSGKIYNAVQYGINVETGEIDYDEVQRLATEHQPKMLVAGFSAYSLVVDWKRMRQIADSVGAWFFVDMAHVAGLVAAGLYPNPVPHAHVVTTTTHKTLRGPRGGLILAASNPELEKKLQSLVFPGIQGGPLMHVIAAKAVAFLEALQPEFVDYQKQVLANARAMVAVVQQRGYSVVSGKTDDHLFLLSLIDKGLTGKAADAALGAACITVNKNAVPNDPQSPFVTSGIRIGSPAITSRGFKEAEAGQVAHWVCDILDDIDNADVAARVKRQVAELCAAFPVYR